The Symphalangus syndactylus isolate Jambi chromosome 3, NHGRI_mSymSyn1-v2.1_pri, whole genome shotgun sequence genome has a segment encoding these proteins:
- the PPP1R26 gene encoding protein phosphatase 1 regulatory subunit 26, with translation MFLMNASPVVALQSKWEAFGPPGSCRFPRCFSEADEGVESASVSARVQMLISTLQRDGAARGTSDERAAQRGHRAEGCHDARPAAKPTVHKEPPALAACGLVSDFDPMGEEETADFGPLVLDSDSDDSVDRDIEEAIQEYLKAKSGAAQPGAGGAQPGAAQPSRAAGGGSRCKLEPAHGSAPTALCPPKLVPGSGGGPSSQVGSSEDQGSASPASVSSDDSFEQSIRAEIEQFLNEKRQHETQKCDGSVEKKPDTNENSAKSLSKSHQEPPPKVVHRQGLMGIQKEFAFRKPPRLAKMNVQPRSLRSKVTTTQENEGSTKPATPCHPSEAAQNKSGIKRSTSATRRGKRVMSAAQAPEASDSSSDDGIEEAIQLYQLQKTRKETDGVPPQRVQLREERAPDPPAHSTSSATKSALPETHRRTPSKKKPVATKTTDPGPGGLDADHSPKLLKETKAPPPASPASRSEFVERSSCRADTSAELMCAEAILDISKTILPAPVEGSDGSLSASPLFYSPNVPSRSDGDSSSVDSDDSIEQEIRTFLALKAQSGSLLARGESCPQAAQGPLLPPGLNSQTGGHKAPLSKTPDPLLGCKRKRRGGGHVRPSTPKKTREVVKDGGQDADHSQGRAEPGHEGRDLPIQGKASEAPGGEGAARVPGDTRVSQGQGKTDEARRLDERESSEDKSSSLDSDEDLDTAIKDLLRSKRKLKKRCREPRAACRKKVRFSTAQTHFLEQLGGLQRDWKDRDPPVLKSCLSKSKRDSGEGPGKKPPSVFGSMAERMKQEGAGSQDAALAFRVRRPASASASTSASEGNPFPRESQGPAPSPGSLSDDSSSVDSDDSIELEIRKFLAEKAKESVSSAEVQAEGPTALGTGGPARPEVLCRKEPAPPPGVCTRSQRARAVPHLAEGLRGTESAGAQGTASLFSQGGKGLPAAPARGDPAPSRSGGVSAKGLAVSRRNVYVHKDQSPRGAEPAAKSAFGQLPSCATAGTEAGGARGTFHMGCGSPSFLTPSPGAERDAGAQADRAPPWSDFAHQSRLPSPWVLRSEGRDAVWRGGVGSERDKGSEGPARGLPSLPLAGFSPLLSTQLFHFGKGVSWGGRQAGLFSPHLGLPLQGPSFSAFREAQAGPSPVFGSPHLLAKKDGGPWPSRKAQTGLSLLDRTSLGSEESILDLRYRRRVINRDDQDQDALGSDASDFSDTSTEDSGGSSVVKV, from the coding sequence ATGTTTCTCATGAACGCTTCTCCAGTGGTTGCTCTCCAGTCCAAATGGGAGGCCTTTGGCCCACCAGGGAGCTGTAGGTTCCCCAGGTGCTTCTCGGAGGCTGACGAGGGCGTGGAGAGCGCGTCAGTGAGCGCCCGGGTGCAGATGCTCATCAGCACTCTGCAGCGCGACGGGGCTGCTCGGGGCACCAGCGATGAGCGCGCTGCGCAGAGGGGCCACAGGGCAGAGGGATGCCACGACGCCAGGCCGGCTGCCAAGCCCACCGTGCACAAGGAGCCACCCGCATTGGCTGCCTGTGGTCTCGTTTCTGACTTTGACCCCATGGGGGAGGAGGAAACTGCAGACTTTGGCCCATTGGTGCTAGATTCAGACAGCGATGATTCGGTGGACAGGGACATTGAGGAGGCCATCCAGGAGTACCTGAAGGCAAAGAGTGGAGCCGCACAGCCCGGAGCCGGCGGGGCCCAGCCGGGCGCAGCCCAGCCTTCCAGGGCCGCAGGCGGAGGCAGTAGATGTAAGCTGGAACCGGCTCACGGCAGTGCCCCGACTGCCCTGTGTCCCCCAAAACTTGTACCTGGATCAGGTGGTGGCCCCAGCAGCCAGGTGGGATCCAGCGAGGACCAGGGCTCCGCCTCCCCGGCCAGCGTGAGCAGCGATGACTCCTTTGAGCAGAGCATCAGGGCGGAAATAGAACAGTTTCTGAATGAGAAGAGACAGCATGAGACCCAAAAATGTGATGGGTCAGTGGagaagaaaccagacacaaatgAAAATTCAGCCAAGTCACTCTCGAAATCCCACCAAGAGCCACCTCCGAAGGTGGTGCATCGGCAGGGCCTGATGGGCATCCAGAAGGAGTTCGCCTTCCGCAAACCTCCCCGGTTAGCGAAGATGAACGTGCAGCCCAGAAGCCTCAGGTCCAAGGTCACAACCACGCAGGAGAACGAGGGCAGCACGAAGCCAGCAACCCCCTGCCACCCTTCAGAAGCAGCACAGAATAAAAGTGGGATCAAAAGGAGCACCAGCGCCACAAGGAGGGGAAAGCGAGTCATGAGCGCAGCACAGGCGCCCGAGGCGTCTGACTCCAGCAGCGACGACGGCATTGAGGAGGCCATCCAGCTGTACCAGCTGCAGAAAACACGAAAGGAGACTGACGGGGTCCCGCCCCAGAGGGTCCAGCTCCGAGAGGAGAGAGCCCCTGACCCTCCTGCACACAGCACAAGCAGCGCCACAAAAAGTGCCTTGCCCGAGACCCACAGGAGAACACCCAGCAAGAAGAAGCCAGTGGCCACCAAGACCACGGACCCTGGTCCGGGGGGCCTGGACGCTGACCATTCCCccaagctcctgaaggaaaccaAAGCTCCACCTCCAGCGAGCCCTGCTTCCAGGAGTGAGTTTGTGGAACGGTCCTCGTGCCGGGCAGACACATCTGCTGAGCTGATGTGCGCAGAAGCAATCCTGGACATCTCCAAGACGATCCTGCCGGCCCCTGTGGAGGGCAGTGACGGGTCCCTGTCTGCAAGCCCACTCTTCTACTCCCCGAACGTGCCTTCCCGCTCTGACGGCGACAGTAGCTCCGTGGACAGCGATGACAGCATCGAGCAGGAAATCCGGACGTTTTTGGCCCTCAAGGCGCAGTCAGGGAGTTTGCTGGCCAGAGGTGAGAGCTGCCCACAGGCTGCCCAGGGTCCACTTTTGCCGCCTGGCCTCAACAGCCAGACCGGTGGCCACAAGGCCCCTCTCTCTAAAACACCAGACCCACTGCTGGGCTGCAAAAGGAAGCGTAGAGGCGGTGGCCATGTGAGGCCATCCACGCCCAAGAAAACGCGGGAGGTGGTGAAAGACGGTGGCCAGGATGCTGACCACAGCCAGGGGAGAGCTGAGCCCGGCCATGAGGGGCGAGACCTGCCCATCCAGGGCAAAGCCAGCGAGGCCCCGGGAGGGGAGGGCGCCGCCAGGGTGCCTGGCGACACTCGCGTGTCACAGGGCCAGGGTAAGACAGACGAGGCGAGGCGCCTAGATGAGAGGGAGAGCTCTGAAGACAAAAGCAGCTCCCTGGACAGTGACGAGGACCTGGACACAGCCATCAAGGACTTGTTAAGGTCCAAGCGGAAGCTCAAGAAGAGGTGCAGGGAGCCCAGGGCTGCGTGCAGGAAGAAGGTCAGGTTCAGCACAGCCCAGACGCACTTCTTGGAGCAGCTGGGCGGGCTCCAGAGAGACTGGAAAGACAGGGACCCGCCGGTGCTGAAGAGCTGCCTCTCCAAGTCCAAGAGAGACAGTGGCGAGGGTCCCGGGAAGAAACCCCCCAGTGTCTTTGGCAGCATGGCAGAGAGGATGAAGCAGGAGGGCGCCGGGAGCCAGGACGCAGCCCTGGCCTTCCGGGTGAGGAGacccgcctctgcctccgcctccacctctgcctccgaaGGGAATCCGTTCCCCAGGGAGTCCCAGGGCCCAGCTCCCAGTCCCGGCTCCCTGTCTGATGACAGCAGCTCAGTGGACAGCGACGATAGCATCGAACTGGAGATTAGGAAGTTTTTGGCAGAAAAGGCCAAGGAGTCAGTGAGCAGTGCAGAAGTTCAGGCAGAGGGCCCCACCGCTCTCGGGACAGGGGGCCCAGCCAGGCCAGAGGTGCTGTGCAGGAAGGAGCCGGCCCCACCACCTGGCGTGTGCACACGGAGCCAGAGGGCCAGGGCGGTCCCACATCTGGCCGAAGGGCTTCGAGGCACAGAGAGCGCAGGAGCACAGGGCACAGCCAGTCTGTTCAGCCAGGGCGGGAAGGGGCTCCCTGCTGCTCCGGCCCGAGGGGATCCGGCGCCGTCCAGGAGTGGCGGTGTCTCCGCCAAGGGGCTCGCAGTGAGCAGGAGAAATGTTTATGTTCACAAAGACCAGAGCCCACGAGGGGCTGAGCCTGCTGCCAAAAGTGCTTTTGGTCAGCTGCCCAGCTGTGCCACAGCGGGCACCGAGGCAGGAGGCGCCAGAGGAACCTTTCACATGGGCTGCGGGAGCCCAAGCTTCCTGACCCCCAGCCCGGGAGCTGAGAGGGACGCTGGAGCCCAGGCCGACCGCGCACCGCCCTGGAGCGACTTCGCCCACCAGAGTCGGCTGCCCAGCCCGTGGGTGCTGCGCTCCGAAGGCAGAGATGCAGTGTGGAGGGGGGGCGTCGGGAGCGAGAGAGACAAGGGGTCTGAGGGCCCCGCCCGGGGCCTGCCCAGCCTGCCCCTTGCGGGCTTCTCGCCGCTGCTGTCCACCCAGCTCTTCCACTTTGGAAAGGGTGTCTCCTGGGGGGGCAGGCAGGCTGGCCTCTTCAGCCCCCACCTGGGGCTGCCTCTGCAGGGCCCCTCCTTCTCGGCCTTCAGGGAGGCCCAGGCCGGACCCAGCCCTGTCTTTGGAAGCCCACACTTGCTGGCAAAGAAGGATGGCGGCCCCTGGCCAAGCAGGAAGGCACAGACAGGGCTGAGTTTGCTTGACAGGACGAGCTTGGGCTCGGAGGAAAGCATTTTAGACCTGAGGTATCGACGAAGGGTCATCAACCGGGATGACCAGGACCAGGACGCCTTGGGCAGTGACGCCAGTGACTTCAGCGACACCTCCACGGAGGACAGTGGCGGCAGCTCAGTAGTGAAGGTCTAA